The Triticum dicoccoides isolate Atlit2015 ecotype Zavitan chromosome 6A, WEW_v2.0, whole genome shotgun sequence genome has a window encoding:
- the LOC119317949 gene encoding protein PHOSPHATE-INDUCED 1-like: MAFVCAKAVLLAAVMLASAAQLCMGARRRMELYRPDPADMLSYHNGAVLHGDIAVSVLWYGSFKPAQKAVILDFLLSLTAEPQAASPSVAQWWSTIDQQYLSPASAKSNGAGEKTRVLLADQLSDGACSMGKSLTLEQITALAATASPKKGGVAVVFTAQDVAVEGFGMGRCSLHGSDASSGTTHIWVGNPETQCPGACAWPFHQPAYGPQDAPLMAPNGDVGADAMVMNLASMLAGAATNPFGDGYYQGSSDAPLEAATACPGVFGNGAYPGYAGDLKVDQATGASYNCNGAHGRKYLLPALYDPSKSACGTLV; encoded by the coding sequence ATGGCATTCGTTTGTGCCAAGGCAGTGCTGCTCGCAGCGGTGATGCTTGCGAGCGCGGCACAGCTTTGCATGGGCGCGAGGCGCCGCATGGAGCTGTACCGGCCGGACCCGGCCGACATGCTCTCCTACCACAATGGCGCCGTGCTCCACGGCGACATCGCGGTGTCCGTCCTTTGGTACGGCAGCTTCAAGCCGGCGCAGAAGGCGGTGATCCTCGACTTCCTCCTCTCGCTCACCGCCGAGCCTCAGGCCGCCTCGCCGTCGGTCGCGCAGTGGTGGAGCACCATCGACCAGCAGTACCTCTCCCCCGCGAGCGCGAAGTCCAACGGCGCGGGCGAGAAGACTCGTGTCCTGCTCGCGGACCAGCTCTCCGACGGCGCGTGCTCCATGGGCAAGTCACTGACCCTTGAGCAGATCACCGCCCTGGCCGCGACGGCTAGCCCCAAGAAAGGCGGCGTCGCGGTGGTCTTCACGGCGCAGGACGTGGCAGTGGAGGGCTTCGGCATGGGCCGGTGCAGCCTGCACGGCTCCGACGCCAGCTCCGGCACGACCCACATCTGGGTCGGCAACCCGGAGACGCAGTGCCCCGGCGCGTGCGCGTGGCCCTTCCACCAGCCCGCCTACGGCCCCCAGGACGCGCCCCTAATGGCGCCCAACGGCGACGTCGGCGCGGACGCCATGGTCATGAACCTTGCGAGCATGCTCGCCGGCGCGGCGACCAACCCGTTCGGCGACGGGTATTACCAGGGCAGCAGCGACGCCCCGCTGGAGGCCGCCACCGCCTGCCCAGGAGTCTTCGGCAACGGCGCGTACCCTGGATACGCCGGCGACCTCAAAGTGGACCAGGCCACCGGGGCGAGCTACAATTGCAATGGCGCGCATGGCAGGAAGTACTTGCTTCCTGCGCTCTACGACCCTTCCAAGTCCGCCTGTGGCACTTTGGTCTAG